From Lemur catta isolate mLemCat1 chromosome 19, mLemCat1.pri, whole genome shotgun sequence, a single genomic window includes:
- the LSR gene encoding lipolysis-stimulated lipoprotein receptor isoform X4 has translation MALVARGLSRGLASRPAATGRGAVVFVWLLLSTWCTAPASAIQVTVSDPYHVVILFQPVTLPCTYQMTTTPTVPIVIWKYKSFCRDRIADAFSPASVDNQLNAQLAAGNPGYNPYVECQDSVRTVRVVATKQGNAVTLGEYYQGRRITITGNADLTFDQTAWGDSGVYYCSVVSAQDLQGNNEAYAELIVLDWLFVVIVCLAFFLFFLLLGICWCQCCPHTCCCYVRCPCCPDKCCCPEALYAAGKAATAGVPSIYAPSTYAHLSPAKTPPPPAIIPMGPVYNGYPGGYPGDFDRSSSVGGHSSQVPLLRDVDSSVTSVRSGYRIQANQQDDSMRVLYYMEKELANFDPSRPGLPNGRVERAMSEVTSLHEDDWRSRPSRGPALTPIRDEEWGRRSPQSPRRWEQEPPTERPGSGWRAGRPRARSVDALDDLRPDSAESGERSPPSSGRRGRAYAPPRSRSRDDLYDQDDLRDFPNSRDPHYDVRSRDRHYADPRSHYHRSRDPRDNGSRSEDPQYDRRLLEEALRKKGSGERRPYREEEEEEEAYYPPAPPPYSETDSQASRERRLKKNLALSRESLVV, from the exons CTCCTGCCAGTGCCATCCAGGTGACCGTGTCAGACCCCTACCACGTGGTGATCCTATTCCAGCCGGTGACCCTGCCCTGCACCTACCAGATGACCACGACCCCCACGGTACCCATCGTGATCTGGAAGTACAAGTCCTTCTGCCGGGACCGCATCGCCGACGCCTTCTCCCCGGCCAGCGTTGACAACCAGCTCAACGCCCAGTTGGCGGCTGGTAACCCAGGGTACAACCCCTACGTGGAGTGCCAAGACAGCGTGCGCACTGTCAGGGTTGTGGCCACCAAGCAGGGCAATGCTGTGACCCTGGGAGAGTACTACCAGGGCCGGAGGATCACCATCACAGGAA ATGCCGACCTGACCTTTGACCAGACGGCGTGGGGAGACAGTGGTGTGTATTACTGCTCCGTGGTCTCAGCCCAGGACCTCCAGGGGAACAATGAGGCGTACGCGGAGCTCATCGTCCTTG ACTGGCTCTTCGTGGTCATAGTTTGCCtggccttcttcctcttcttcctcctcctgggcaTCTGCTGGTGTCAGTGCTGCCCGCACACCTGCTGCTGTTATGTCAGATGTCCCTGCTGCCCGGACAAGTGCTGCTGCCCGGAGGCCC TGTATGCTGCTGGCAAAGCAGCCACCGCAGGCGTCCCAAGCATCTACGCCCCCAGCACCTATGCCCACCTCTCCCCAGCCAAGACCCCGCCCCCACCAGCCATTATTCCCATGGGCCCCGTCTACAACGGGTACCCTGGAGGGTACCCTGGAGACTTCGACAGGAGCAGCTCAG TCGGAGGCCACAGCTCCCAGGTACCCCTGCTTCGTGACGTGGACAGCAGTGTGACCTCAG TCCGTAGCGGCTACAGGATTCAGGCCAACCAGCAGGATGACTCCATGCGGGTCCTGTATTACATGGAGAAAGAGCTGGCCAACTTTGACCCTTCTCGACCTGGCCTCCCCAATGGCCGTGTGGAGCGGG CCATGAGTGAAGTCACCTCCCTTCATGAGGACGACTGGCGATCTCGCCCTTCCCGGGGCCCTGCCCTCACCCCGATCCGGGATGAGGAGTGGGGTCGCCGCTCCCCCCAGAGTCCCAGGAGGTGGGAGCAGGAGCCTCCCACAGAGCGGCCAGGAAGTGGCTGGCGGGCTGGGCGGCCCCGGGCCCGCTCTGTGGATGCTCTGGATGACCTGCGGCCAGACTCTGCTGAGTCAGGGGAGAGGTCGCCCCCAAGTAGTGGGCGGAGAGGCCGGGCCTACGCGCCCCCGCGAAGCCGCAGCCGCGATGACCTCTATGACCAAGACGATCTGAGGGACTTTCCAAACTCCCGGGATCCCCACTATGATGTCAGGTCTAGGGATCGTCATTATGCTGACCCCAGGTCCCACTACCACCGGTCCCGGGACCCTCGGGACAATGGCTCCAGGTCTGAGGACCCTCAGTATGACCGGCGGCTGCTAGAAGAGGCCTTGAGAAAAAAGGGGTCGGGGGAGAGGAGACCTtacagggaggaagaggaggaggaggaggcctaCTACCCCCCGGCGCCTCCCCCTTACTCCGAGACCGACTCCCAGGCGTCCCGAGAGCGGAGGCTTAAGAAG AACTTGGCCCTGAGTCGGGAAAGTTTAGTCGTCTGA
- the LSR gene encoding lipolysis-stimulated lipoprotein receptor isoform X1 — MALVARGLSRGLASRPAATGRGAVVFVWLLLSTWCTAPASAIQVTVSDPYHVVILFQPVTLPCTYQMTTTPTVPIVIWKYKSFCRDRIADAFSPASVDNQLNAQLAAGNPGYNPYVECQDSVRTVRVVATKQGNAVTLGEYYQGRRITITGNADLTFDQTAWGDSGVYYCSVVSAQDLQGNNEAYAELIVLGRTSGVAELLPGFQAGPLEDWLFVVIVCLAFFLFFLLLGICWCQCCPHTCCCYVRCPCCPDKCCCPEALYAAGKAATAGVPSIYAPSTYAHLSPAKTPPPPAIIPMGPVYNGYPGGYPGDFDRSSSVGGHSSQVPLLRDVDSSVTSEVRSGYRIQANQQDDSMRVLYYMEKELANFDPSRPGLPNGRVERAMSEVTSLHEDDWRSRPSRGPALTPIRDEEWGRRSPQSPRRWEQEPPTERPGSGWRAGRPRARSVDALDDLRPDSAESGERSPPSSGRRGRAYAPPRSRSRDDLYDQDDLRDFPNSRDPHYDVRSRDRHYADPRSHYHRSRDPRDNGSRSEDPQYDRRLLEEALRKKGSGERRPYREEEEEEEAYYPPAPPPYSETDSQASRERRLKKNLALSRESLVV, encoded by the exons CTCCTGCCAGTGCCATCCAGGTGACCGTGTCAGACCCCTACCACGTGGTGATCCTATTCCAGCCGGTGACCCTGCCCTGCACCTACCAGATGACCACGACCCCCACGGTACCCATCGTGATCTGGAAGTACAAGTCCTTCTGCCGGGACCGCATCGCCGACGCCTTCTCCCCGGCCAGCGTTGACAACCAGCTCAACGCCCAGTTGGCGGCTGGTAACCCAGGGTACAACCCCTACGTGGAGTGCCAAGACAGCGTGCGCACTGTCAGGGTTGTGGCCACCAAGCAGGGCAATGCTGTGACCCTGGGAGAGTACTACCAGGGCCGGAGGATCACCATCACAGGAA ATGCCGACCTGACCTTTGACCAGACGGCGTGGGGAGACAGTGGTGTGTATTACTGCTCCGTGGTCTCAGCCCAGGACCTCCAGGGGAACAATGAGGCGTACGCGGAGCTCATCGTCCTTG GCAGGACCTCTGGGGTGGCTGAGCTCTTACCTGGTTTTCAGGCGGGGCCCTTGGAAG ACTGGCTCTTCGTGGTCATAGTTTGCCtggccttcttcctcttcttcctcctcctgggcaTCTGCTGGTGTCAGTGCTGCCCGCACACCTGCTGCTGTTATGTCAGATGTCCCTGCTGCCCGGACAAGTGCTGCTGCCCGGAGGCCC TGTATGCTGCTGGCAAAGCAGCCACCGCAGGCGTCCCAAGCATCTACGCCCCCAGCACCTATGCCCACCTCTCCCCAGCCAAGACCCCGCCCCCACCAGCCATTATTCCCATGGGCCCCGTCTACAACGGGTACCCTGGAGGGTACCCTGGAGACTTCGACAGGAGCAGCTCAG TCGGAGGCCACAGCTCCCAGGTACCCCTGCTTCGTGACGTGGACAGCAGTGTGACCTCAG AAGTCCGTAGCGGCTACAGGATTCAGGCCAACCAGCAGGATGACTCCATGCGGGTCCTGTATTACATGGAGAAAGAGCTGGCCAACTTTGACCCTTCTCGACCTGGCCTCCCCAATGGCCGTGTGGAGCGGG CCATGAGTGAAGTCACCTCCCTTCATGAGGACGACTGGCGATCTCGCCCTTCCCGGGGCCCTGCCCTCACCCCGATCCGGGATGAGGAGTGGGGTCGCCGCTCCCCCCAGAGTCCCAGGAGGTGGGAGCAGGAGCCTCCCACAGAGCGGCCAGGAAGTGGCTGGCGGGCTGGGCGGCCCCGGGCCCGCTCTGTGGATGCTCTGGATGACCTGCGGCCAGACTCTGCTGAGTCAGGGGAGAGGTCGCCCCCAAGTAGTGGGCGGAGAGGCCGGGCCTACGCGCCCCCGCGAAGCCGCAGCCGCGATGACCTCTATGACCAAGACGATCTGAGGGACTTTCCAAACTCCCGGGATCCCCACTATGATGTCAGGTCTAGGGATCGTCATTATGCTGACCCCAGGTCCCACTACCACCGGTCCCGGGACCCTCGGGACAATGGCTCCAGGTCTGAGGACCCTCAGTATGACCGGCGGCTGCTAGAAGAGGCCTTGAGAAAAAAGGGGTCGGGGGAGAGGAGACCTtacagggaggaagaggaggaggaggaggcctaCTACCCCCCGGCGCCTCCCCCTTACTCCGAGACCGACTCCCAGGCGTCCCGAGAGCGGAGGCTTAAGAAG AACTTGGCCCTGAGTCGGGAAAGTTTAGTCGTCTGA
- the LSR gene encoding lipolysis-stimulated lipoprotein receptor isoform X3: protein MALVARGLSRGLASRPAATGRGAVVFVWLLLSTWCTAPASAIQVTVSDPYHVVILFQPVTLPCTYQMTTTPTVPIVIWKYKSFCRDRIADAFSPASVDNQLNAQLAAGNPGYNPYVECQDSVRTVRVVATKQGNAVTLGEYYQGRRITITGNADLTFDQTAWGDSGVYYCSVVSAQDLQGNNEAYAELIVLDWLFVVIVCLAFFLFFLLLGICWCQCCPHTCCCYVRCPCCPDKCCCPEALYAAGKAATAGVPSIYAPSTYAHLSPAKTPPPPAIIPMGPVYNGYPGGYPGDFDRSSSVGGHSSQVPLLRDVDSSVTSEVRSGYRIQANQQDDSMRVLYYMEKELANFDPSRPGLPNGRVERAMSEVTSLHEDDWRSRPSRGPALTPIRDEEWGRRSPQSPRRWEQEPPTERPGSGWRAGRPRARSVDALDDLRPDSAESGERSPPSSGRRGRAYAPPRSRSRDDLYDQDDLRDFPNSRDPHYDVRSRDRHYADPRSHYHRSRDPRDNGSRSEDPQYDRRLLEEALRKKGSGERRPYREEEEEEEAYYPPAPPPYSETDSQASRERRLKKNLALSRESLVV from the exons CTCCTGCCAGTGCCATCCAGGTGACCGTGTCAGACCCCTACCACGTGGTGATCCTATTCCAGCCGGTGACCCTGCCCTGCACCTACCAGATGACCACGACCCCCACGGTACCCATCGTGATCTGGAAGTACAAGTCCTTCTGCCGGGACCGCATCGCCGACGCCTTCTCCCCGGCCAGCGTTGACAACCAGCTCAACGCCCAGTTGGCGGCTGGTAACCCAGGGTACAACCCCTACGTGGAGTGCCAAGACAGCGTGCGCACTGTCAGGGTTGTGGCCACCAAGCAGGGCAATGCTGTGACCCTGGGAGAGTACTACCAGGGCCGGAGGATCACCATCACAGGAA ATGCCGACCTGACCTTTGACCAGACGGCGTGGGGAGACAGTGGTGTGTATTACTGCTCCGTGGTCTCAGCCCAGGACCTCCAGGGGAACAATGAGGCGTACGCGGAGCTCATCGTCCTTG ACTGGCTCTTCGTGGTCATAGTTTGCCtggccttcttcctcttcttcctcctcctgggcaTCTGCTGGTGTCAGTGCTGCCCGCACACCTGCTGCTGTTATGTCAGATGTCCCTGCTGCCCGGACAAGTGCTGCTGCCCGGAGGCCC TGTATGCTGCTGGCAAAGCAGCCACCGCAGGCGTCCCAAGCATCTACGCCCCCAGCACCTATGCCCACCTCTCCCCAGCCAAGACCCCGCCCCCACCAGCCATTATTCCCATGGGCCCCGTCTACAACGGGTACCCTGGAGGGTACCCTGGAGACTTCGACAGGAGCAGCTCAG TCGGAGGCCACAGCTCCCAGGTACCCCTGCTTCGTGACGTGGACAGCAGTGTGACCTCAG AAGTCCGTAGCGGCTACAGGATTCAGGCCAACCAGCAGGATGACTCCATGCGGGTCCTGTATTACATGGAGAAAGAGCTGGCCAACTTTGACCCTTCTCGACCTGGCCTCCCCAATGGCCGTGTGGAGCGGG CCATGAGTGAAGTCACCTCCCTTCATGAGGACGACTGGCGATCTCGCCCTTCCCGGGGCCCTGCCCTCACCCCGATCCGGGATGAGGAGTGGGGTCGCCGCTCCCCCCAGAGTCCCAGGAGGTGGGAGCAGGAGCCTCCCACAGAGCGGCCAGGAAGTGGCTGGCGGGCTGGGCGGCCCCGGGCCCGCTCTGTGGATGCTCTGGATGACCTGCGGCCAGACTCTGCTGAGTCAGGGGAGAGGTCGCCCCCAAGTAGTGGGCGGAGAGGCCGGGCCTACGCGCCCCCGCGAAGCCGCAGCCGCGATGACCTCTATGACCAAGACGATCTGAGGGACTTTCCAAACTCCCGGGATCCCCACTATGATGTCAGGTCTAGGGATCGTCATTATGCTGACCCCAGGTCCCACTACCACCGGTCCCGGGACCCTCGGGACAATGGCTCCAGGTCTGAGGACCCTCAGTATGACCGGCGGCTGCTAGAAGAGGCCTTGAGAAAAAAGGGGTCGGGGGAGAGGAGACCTtacagggaggaagaggaggaggaggaggcctaCTACCCCCCGGCGCCTCCCCCTTACTCCGAGACCGACTCCCAGGCGTCCCGAGAGCGGAGGCTTAAGAAG AACTTGGCCCTGAGTCGGGAAAGTTTAGTCGTCTGA
- the LSR gene encoding lipolysis-stimulated lipoprotein receptor isoform X2 produces MALVARGLSRGLASRPAATGRGAVVFVWLLLSTWCTAPASAIQVTVSDPYHVVILFQPVTLPCTYQMTTTPTVPIVIWKYKSFCRDRIADAFSPASVDNQLNAQLAAGNPGYNPYVECQDSVRTVRVVATKQGNAVTLGEYYQGRRITITGNADLTFDQTAWGDSGVYYCSVVSAQDLQGNNEAYAELIVLGRTSGVAELLPGFQAGPLEDWLFVVIVCLAFFLFFLLLGICWCQCCPHTCCCYVRCPCCPDKCCCPEALYAAGKAATAGVPSIYAPSTYAHLSPAKTPPPPAIIPMGPVYNGYPGGYPGDFDRSSSVGGHSSQVPLLRDVDSSVTSVRSGYRIQANQQDDSMRVLYYMEKELANFDPSRPGLPNGRVERAMSEVTSLHEDDWRSRPSRGPALTPIRDEEWGRRSPQSPRRWEQEPPTERPGSGWRAGRPRARSVDALDDLRPDSAESGERSPPSSGRRGRAYAPPRSRSRDDLYDQDDLRDFPNSRDPHYDVRSRDRHYADPRSHYHRSRDPRDNGSRSEDPQYDRRLLEEALRKKGSGERRPYREEEEEEEAYYPPAPPPYSETDSQASRERRLKKNLALSRESLVV; encoded by the exons CTCCTGCCAGTGCCATCCAGGTGACCGTGTCAGACCCCTACCACGTGGTGATCCTATTCCAGCCGGTGACCCTGCCCTGCACCTACCAGATGACCACGACCCCCACGGTACCCATCGTGATCTGGAAGTACAAGTCCTTCTGCCGGGACCGCATCGCCGACGCCTTCTCCCCGGCCAGCGTTGACAACCAGCTCAACGCCCAGTTGGCGGCTGGTAACCCAGGGTACAACCCCTACGTGGAGTGCCAAGACAGCGTGCGCACTGTCAGGGTTGTGGCCACCAAGCAGGGCAATGCTGTGACCCTGGGAGAGTACTACCAGGGCCGGAGGATCACCATCACAGGAA ATGCCGACCTGACCTTTGACCAGACGGCGTGGGGAGACAGTGGTGTGTATTACTGCTCCGTGGTCTCAGCCCAGGACCTCCAGGGGAACAATGAGGCGTACGCGGAGCTCATCGTCCTTG GCAGGACCTCTGGGGTGGCTGAGCTCTTACCTGGTTTTCAGGCGGGGCCCTTGGAAG ACTGGCTCTTCGTGGTCATAGTTTGCCtggccttcttcctcttcttcctcctcctgggcaTCTGCTGGTGTCAGTGCTGCCCGCACACCTGCTGCTGTTATGTCAGATGTCCCTGCTGCCCGGACAAGTGCTGCTGCCCGGAGGCCC TGTATGCTGCTGGCAAAGCAGCCACCGCAGGCGTCCCAAGCATCTACGCCCCCAGCACCTATGCCCACCTCTCCCCAGCCAAGACCCCGCCCCCACCAGCCATTATTCCCATGGGCCCCGTCTACAACGGGTACCCTGGAGGGTACCCTGGAGACTTCGACAGGAGCAGCTCAG TCGGAGGCCACAGCTCCCAGGTACCCCTGCTTCGTGACGTGGACAGCAGTGTGACCTCAG TCCGTAGCGGCTACAGGATTCAGGCCAACCAGCAGGATGACTCCATGCGGGTCCTGTATTACATGGAGAAAGAGCTGGCCAACTTTGACCCTTCTCGACCTGGCCTCCCCAATGGCCGTGTGGAGCGGG CCATGAGTGAAGTCACCTCCCTTCATGAGGACGACTGGCGATCTCGCCCTTCCCGGGGCCCTGCCCTCACCCCGATCCGGGATGAGGAGTGGGGTCGCCGCTCCCCCCAGAGTCCCAGGAGGTGGGAGCAGGAGCCTCCCACAGAGCGGCCAGGAAGTGGCTGGCGGGCTGGGCGGCCCCGGGCCCGCTCTGTGGATGCTCTGGATGACCTGCGGCCAGACTCTGCTGAGTCAGGGGAGAGGTCGCCCCCAAGTAGTGGGCGGAGAGGCCGGGCCTACGCGCCCCCGCGAAGCCGCAGCCGCGATGACCTCTATGACCAAGACGATCTGAGGGACTTTCCAAACTCCCGGGATCCCCACTATGATGTCAGGTCTAGGGATCGTCATTATGCTGACCCCAGGTCCCACTACCACCGGTCCCGGGACCCTCGGGACAATGGCTCCAGGTCTGAGGACCCTCAGTATGACCGGCGGCTGCTAGAAGAGGCCTTGAGAAAAAAGGGGTCGGGGGAGAGGAGACCTtacagggaggaagaggaggaggaggaggcctaCTACCCCCCGGCGCCTCCCCCTTACTCCGAGACCGACTCCCAGGCGTCCCGAGAGCGGAGGCTTAAGAAG AACTTGGCCCTGAGTCGGGAAAGTTTAGTCGTCTGA